Proteins co-encoded in one Columba livia isolate bColLiv1 breed racing homer chromosome 14, bColLiv1.pat.W.v2, whole genome shotgun sequence genomic window:
- the LOC102094329 gene encoding LOW QUALITY PROTEIN: uncharacterized protein LOC102094329 (The sequence of the model RefSeq protein was modified relative to this genomic sequence to represent the inferred CDS: deleted 1 base in 1 codon): protein MSVAVRVLLATLALAACRGRGAAVPQTSTLLKESITLLSELLAAQVSCDKMNATNIFAGDKNDDMEILCKASAVALEGQSCHNHLEGIYMNLLSLLQIKGTALKVQQAPPTPYMGCRALSLRAAPLVAVFALIQSSPNHTSSQGHAGEPAHPTSVLMAIYSLPIQAPCPVATGNTMSLHDFLLNLRRVLQRLLKG, encoded by the exons ATGAGCGTCGCGGTGCgggtcctgctggccacgctggcGCTGGCAGCGtgccggggccgcggggcggcCGTGCCGCAGACATCCACGCTGCTGAAGGAGAGCATCACGCTGCTGAGCGAGCTCCTGGCCGCACAG GTTTCCTGTGACAAGATGAACGCgacaaatatttttgcaggtGATAAg AACGATGACATGGAGATCCTATGCAAAGCCTCTGCAGTTGCCTTGGAGGGTCAGAGCTGCCACAACCACCTCGAGGGAATTTACATGAACCTGCTCAGCCTGCTCCAAATAAAAGGCACAGCCCTCAAGGTACAGCAAGCCCCCCCGACCCCCTATATGGGCTGTAGAGCCCTGAGCCTCCGAGCTGCTCCCTTGGTCGCTGTTTTTGCTCTCATCCAAAGCTCTCCCAACCACACCAGCAGCCAAGGCCATGCTGGAGAACCAGCTCACCCAACAAGTGTCCTCATGGCCATTTATTCTCTTCCCATT CAGGCCCCATGTCCCGTGGCCACAGGCAACACTATGTCACTGCATGATTTCCTACTGAACTTACGCAGAGTCCTCCAACGATTACTAAAAGGCTAG
- the RAD50 gene encoding DNA repair protein RAD50 — protein sequence MSKIEKMSILGVRSFGVEDKDKQIITFFSPLTILVGPNGAGKTTIIECLKYICTGDFPPGTKGSSFVHDPKVANETDVRAQIRLQFRDVNGELVAVQRSMVCTQKGKKTEFKTLEGVITRTKHGEKASLSSKCAEIDREMISALGVSKSVLNNVIFCHQEESNWPLSEGKALKQKFDEIFSATRYIKALDTLRQVRLKQSLKVKECQTELKYLKQNKEKAQEIQNHLSNREAQLAASKDNVKSIESQLEPLKSSLAAVEQNLVKAMRLDNDVKALESRRRQMEKDNEDLQQKMKKVFQGTDEQLRDRYQNHQRTVNEKEKRLSDCKRELDRATKECQRFNSEKSELLIERGRLQLQADRHQEHITTRDSLIQSLAAELELDGFERAPLNERHVANFHVLLKERQERDAEAANHLMREFARKEAMKQKQIDEIRDKKTGLERTIDLKSDIQNKKQVELKNVKYELQQLEGFSDRILELDQEIVKTEHELEKAERNSNVEKLELEVRTLQNEKINLDKTLRKLDQEMEQLNLHTATITQMEILKKDKADKEEQIRKIKSRHSDELTSLLGYFPNKNQLEDWLHSKNKKINQTRDNLGKLNKRLASVEYDKSHASSELRRKEEQLSLHEAQIFDVCGSQDFDSDLNKLQDEIEKSSKQRAVLAGATAVYSQFITQLTEENQSCCPVCQRVFQTEAELQDVISDLQSKLRLAPDKLKSTESELKRKELKRDEMMSLKPLRQTVVELQNTDIPGLRNKIQNANRDLVSLKGEIEEQESQLQAALSEEEGAKACLQDITLMERYQADIRDCERKIAQQEAKLLGVDLSRSVLQVSQEKQEKKHLWDTVTGKIELNQKLKQDQQAQIQQLKSAVNELKAERLQISSSMQRRRQLEEQTVELTTEVQSLCREIKEAQEQAFPLDATLEKLQQEKEDLMNKRTTSNKEAQEKISVIKEKVKDINKYVKEIENYIQQRKDDYKKQKEAELEEVKSQLAACEKQKEKISKEMETIRQDIDTQKIQERWLEDNLTLRKRNEDLKEVEDNIKQLVKEMGEMKVPQMKNEQKRLEEKIESLKRNHDVALGRQRGFEEEIVRFKKELRESQFRDADEKYREMMIVMRTTELVNKDLDLYYKALDKAIMTFHSMKMEEINKIIRDLWRSTYRGQDIEYIEIRSDADENVSASDKRRSYNYRVVMIKGDTALDMRGRCSAGQKVLASLIIRLALAETFCLNCGILALDEPTTNLDRENIESLAHALVEIIKSRSQQRNFQLLVITHDEDFVELLGRSEYVETFYRIKKNIYQCSEIMKCSVSSLGSYVH from the exons atGTCGAAGATTGAGAAAATGAGTATCCTCGGAGTGAGGAGTTTTGGTGTAGAGGATAAAGACAAACAAATTATCACTTTCTTTAGTCCATTAACTATCCTGGTGGGACCAAATGGTGCAGGAAAAACG aCTATCATCGAATGTCTTAAATATATATGCACTGGTGATTTTCCTCCTGGCACCAAAGGGAGCTCATTTGTTCACGATCCAAAG GTTGCCAATGAGACAGATGTTAGAGCTCAGATTCGATTACAGTTTCGAGATGTAAACGGGGAGCTTGTAGCTGTCCAGCGGTCCATGGTCTGTACccagaaaggcaagaaaacagaatttaaaacacTTGAAGGTGTCATTACTAGAACAAA GCATGGCGAGAAGGCTAGTCTGAGTTCCAAGTGTGCAGAAATCGATCGGGAGATGATCAGCGCCCTTGGTGTTTCCAAATCGGTGCTTAACAATGTCATTTTCTGCCACCAAGAAGAATCCAACTGGCCATTAAGTGAAGGGAAGGCCCTGAAACAAAAATTTGATGAGATCTTTTCAGCaacaag gtacATTAAAGCCCTCGACACTCTCCGTCAGGTACGACTGAAACAAAGCTTGAAAGTAAAAGAGTGTCAGACAGAACTGAAATACctaaaacagaataaagaaaaagcacaggaaatCCAGAATCATCTTAGCAATAGAGAGGCTCAGCTGGCTGCTTCGAAGGACAATGTGAAATCTATTGAGAGTCAGCTTGAACCGCTAAAG AGCTCTCTGGCAGCGGTTGAACAGAATCTCGTGAAAGCAATGAGGTTGGACAATGACGTGAAAGccctggagagcaggaggaggcagaTGGAGAAAGATAACGAAGATTTGcaacagaagatgaaaaag GTTTTTCAAGGAACAGACGAACAGCTCAGGGACAGGTACCAGAACCACCAGAGAACAGTGAACgagaaggagaagagattaTCGGACTGTAAGCGTGAATTAGATAGAGCCACTAAAGAATGCCAGAGATTTAACAGCGAGAAATCGGAACTCCTTATTGAACGAG gTCGTCTTCAACTGCAAGCGGATCGGCACCAAGAGCACATCACAACGAGGGACTCGTTAATTCAGTctttggcagcagagctggaattGGATGGTTTTGAGCGAGCGCCCTTGAATGAACGGCACGTCGCCAATTTTCACGTGTTGTTGAAGGAGAGACAGGAGAGAGATGCAGAAGCTGCAAATCATTTGATG AGAGAATTTGCACGAAAAGaagcaatgaaacaaaaacagatAGATGAAATAAGAGACAAGAAAACTGGATTAGAAAGAACCATTGACCTGAAATCAGACATTCAAAATAAGAAGCAAGTTGAGCTGAAGAATGTAAAATATGAATTGCAGCAGTTGGAAGGGTTTTCAGACAGAATTCTGGAGTTGGATCAGGAGATTGTCAAGACG GAACATGAGCTGGAGAAAGCTGAGAGGAACAGCAACGTAGAAAAGCTTGAACTAGAAGTACGAACTCTGCAAAATGAGAAGATAAACCTGGACAAAACTCTTCGGAAACTGGATCAGGAGATGGAACAGTTGAATCTGCATACCGCAACAATTACCCAAATGGAGATCCTGAAGAAAGACAAA GCAGACAAAGAAGAGcagattagaaaaataaaatcaagacaTTCTGATGAACTGACGTCACTGTTGGGATACTTTCCGAACAAAAACCAGCTTGAAGACTGGCTtcatagtaaaaataaaaagattaatcAGACAAGAGATAATCTTGGTAAACTTAA CAAACGACTGGCATCGGTAGAATATGACAAATCTCATGCCAGTAGTGAgctcagaaggaaagaagagcagtTGTCCCTTCACGAAGCGCAGATTTTCGATGTCTGCGGCAGCCAAGATTTCGACAGCGATCTGAACAAACTCCAGGATGAAATTGAAAAAAGCTCAAAACAGCGAG CGGTGCTTGCCGGAGCCACCGCCGTTTATTCCCAGTTCATTACTCAACTGACGGAGGAAAACCAGTCGTGTTGTCCAGTTTGTCAGCGAGTTTTTCAAACGGAGGCCGAGCTGCAGGACGTCATCAGTGACCTGCAGTCCAAGCTGCGGCTGGCGCCGGACAAACTGAAGTCAACCGAGTCTGAGCTTAAAAGAAAAGAGCTAAAACGCGATGAAATGATGAGTCTCAAACCACTTCG gcaAACGGTAGTTGAACTCCAAAATACAGACATACCAGGTTTGAGGAACAAGATCCAGAATGCAAACAGGGATCTGGTGAGCCTGAAGGGTGAGATCGAAGAACAGGAGTCGCAGCTGCAGGCGGCTTTGTCTGAGGAGGAAGGTGCCAAGGCGTGCTTGCAGGATATAACACTGATGGAGAGGTACCAG GCTGATATTAGGGATTGTGAACGAAAAATTGCTCAGCAGGAGGCTAAGCTGCTAGGAGTCGATCTAAGTAGGTCTGTTCTACAAGTAAgtcaagaaaaacaagagaaaaagcacTTGTGGGATACAG TTACTGGTAAAATTGAGTTAAATCAAAAACTCAAGCAGGACCAGCAGGCTCAGATTCAGCAGCTCAAGAGTGCAGTCAATGAGCTGAAAGCAGAGAGACTCCAGATCTCCAGCAGCATGCAGCGTCGGCGGCAGCTGGAGGAGCAAACGGTGGAGTTAACCACTGAGGTTCAGTCCCTTTGCAGGGAGATCAAG GAAGCACAAGAACAGGCGTTTCCTTTGGATGCCACTTTAGAaaaactgcagcaggagaaggaggatcTGATGAATAAAAGGACTacaagtaataaagaagcacaAGAGAAG ATCAGTGTCATAAAAGAGAAAGTTAAAGACATAAACAAGTACGtgaaagaaattgaaaactATATTCAACAAAGAAAAGACGACTATAAAAAG caaAAGGAGGCTGAGCTTGAAGAAGTAAAGTCTCAGTTGGCTGCCtgtgagaaacagaaggaaaagataaGTAAAGAGATGGAAACAATTCGCCAAGACATTGACACTCAAAAG ATACAGGAGAGGTGGCTGGAGGATAATCTGACTTTGAGGAAGCGGAATGAAGACCTGAAAGAAGTTGAAGACAATATAAAACAGCTTGTGAAGGAGATGGGAGAAATGAAAGTCCCACAAATGAAAAA TGAACAAAAACGTTTAGAAGAGAAAATAGAATCTCTGAAAAGAAACCACGATGTTGCACTTGGCCGACAACGTGGATTTGAGGAAGAGATCGTTCGGTTTAAAAAGGAACTTCGAGAGTCACAGTTCAGAGACGCAGACGAAAAATACAGGGAGATGATGATCGTTATGAGAACAACAGAGCTCGTGAACAAAGACCTGGACCTTTATTACAAGGCTCTTGATAA AGCAATAATGACATTTCACAGCATGAAGATGGAAGAAATCAACAAAATAATTCGTGACCTTTGGCGAAGCACCTACAGAGGACAAG ATATTGAATATATAGAAATCCGTTCTGATGCGGATGAGAATGTCTCAGCCTCTGACAAAAGAAGAAGTTACAATTACAGAGTAGTGATGATCAAGGGAGATACAGCACTGGATATGCGAGGAAGATGTAGTGCCGGGCAAAAG gtGCTTGCTTCTCTCATCATCCGTCTCGCTCTAGCAGAAACCTTCTGTCTCAACTGCGGCATATTGGCGCTAGATGAGCCCACCACCAATCTGGATCGAGAAAACATCGAGTCTCTTGCACACGCGCTGGTGGA GATAATCAAAAGTCGCTCGCAGCAGCGTAACTTTCAGCTTCTGGTGATAACTCACGACGAAGATTTTGTTGAACTTCTGGGCCGTTCCGAATACGTGGAAACGTTCTACAGGATAAAGAAGAACATTTACCAGTGCTCTGAGATCATGAAGTGCAGTGTCAGCTCCTTAGGCTCATACGTTCATTAG